AACTAAATGATTTATGATCTGTAGCCACGCCGAGTAATGATCTAGCCATGGCATTATAAGGGTATGCATCATGTGGAGAAGGCGGGGTTGTAGTGTGGCCTGCAACGTTACTTTGGTTGATCGTTGAACCGTCAAGATCAGTAGACCAAGCAGGTTTCGTTTCACTAGGTCCATTGGGAGGAGGATGATCGACAACCCTCATCTTCGACTCCATCAACACGATGTCTTTGCCCATCGTcgtcatcatcctcatcaagTTTTCTTTCTCATCGTGCAACACCCTGCCTGCACTAGCTAGCCTCATGCAAGTTCATGCTCATGAGAAATACGACTGTTGTAACTGTGAATAAAACATTAAGAAACCTCATGGTGATCTTATACTTGTAGATATTAAACAAAGATAGCTAGCTTAAAAATatgaaggatgttttatgtggAGGGTTAGATATATGGGTATTCATATGCACCAATATGCCCTTTTTCTGTTGTGGAAAGCATTAAAATTTGAATGGGTCAGAACAGAAGAAATGATATCATAGATCAAAACCAAACCCACTATATATGCTTCTTTGCACTTACTATGGACCTTGCAATACCTTCACCTCAAGACCTACAAACAAGATATATCTCCTTACGTCTACAGTCACATGATAAGTGCTGTAGagatatattttcttatgtCTACATGTTAACATGATGAATGTTGCGGATACATACAAAGGGATGTATCTTCGATGAGACACCAGATTCCCTCCTTTTCCTCTCGAAAGTTTGACCCAAATGTCAATAAAATACTTTGGGTTGACTTGCTGATTATATATTAGGACTTGAATTTCCTATATCTCTCAAGTTTGAAGTCATAGATGTAAAAAGGTGAAACATGAGACATGTTGCGGTTTAACGCTGCAATCTGGTTTGAGTTATGACTTATACATTACCCCCATTTTTCACGGCCAGCCACTTTCTCCTTTAGCCGCACTCCTTGTGTATTCAAAGTTTGGAACTAAAACGCGGTGGAAACGTGGATCTTTACTTGGAATGACTGCATTTTAGTCTCAATTTTTGCCCGCGCTTCGCTTTTACACTACATTCTTTTCGTTTTCCTTGCTCGGAACTTCCGAAAAGACTTCATTTGATGGGAAAACGACTAGAGTTTTTACCACGAGCCGTTTTACTGTTCTCAACAGTGAGGGGGAAATGAGAGAATCTGTTTCGGTCCTTGGTATCAAAGTACGTATGGAGTAAATACTCGATCAATCTACAAACCAAGAGACCGCATGTAACACGAAAAAGATTGATTAGAGCACAAGCAACAAACCTATATAACACGTCTTggtatacatatataaatatatctgTTCTctgaaaaaaatatacaaatatatgaaacccAAATGTATCCCACCTTAACTAATGACCACTTCACTAAcagttaatttatttatctcgGTCTGCTGTACATTCAAGACTATACAAATATACTAGCAGCAATGACCCCAAAGAACCAATATAGACGGCGCTGCACATCAATCGGTACAATTATCAACACAAGTACAAGCAATAAGAATCGAGATTCACAGGCGAATGGTGCTCATAACTGCAGTATTGAAATCCAAGCCGTAATGGAAAGGTGACTTTGTTATGAGAGATCTCCATGCCTTCTTCTTTGGATGGTAGATTTGGATGTAAAGTGTTCCTGCTCTCTGACGCAGTCGTGACCTCCGGATTTCTGCTGGTTCAACTGCCTTCAAAAGGGTTATTACATGCAACTCTCCATCCAATACAACGAATCCAAATTCTGAGTTGCATGGGACCTGTCTTGGTAGACGTGACTCCTTACACCAACGGTTTGAAGCCATGTCGTATCTGCAGTGCAGTAGACAGGAACACTTTAACTATTATGTAGAAGCAACATAAGCAAAAACTTCAATAAAATTATCACTCAAAGATCAAATTAATAACGAGGAAGAAATTCAAGCACATAAACTAGGGGCAGATGCATACGTCCAAAAAGACATAAATAAGCATACACAAAAAGTGAAATTAAAAGAATGTGGCCCATAACAGAATTACGTGTACTAAACTACTGATAGTCCCAGAAAACCGTGCATCTCTCAACATTTTTAATATATTactatgacaaaacaagaatttcGCTTGTGTAAACCACAATCAAtcaaacagaaaagtaaactaAAACATTGCAGCATTATGTCCCGGTAGAACCTGTGCCATTTAAGTCATAAATTTAAATTGCCATAACCATCCAAATTAAGTCACATAATAAGTGTTTCGTAGTTCAATATAAATGAACACATAAAGATTTCAAGCTCTGTCTTCTGCATTCTCCTTGTGGTGAAAAATAGAGAGAACTTTCAACCTGAAAAAGCTGAAACACAAACAAAATCATGCCAAATCAAAATGAGTTCAAAACCAGCCCCTCTCTTAGTTGTTTCTTTCCGGAAAAATCCAAACACAGTATTAAAGTGGAATCATATATCACATATGATCAAGCCACCCGACAACTTCCAGAAAGCCACATCGCTCGGATCTTCTTACAAAAATCATCAAGAGCTAGTATTAGCACATTAGGATTCATAACCAAATAAAACGTTGATACTTTCAGTCAGATCTCTCTGTCTGACTCTCTCCTTCACACACTTACACATACAAAACATGTTTTGCCCATGGTGCAAGGAAACAATGGCCACACTCAATCCAAATTCTTATACCCTGATTTCGTCACTCCATTTACAACAAACTTCTTCAGGAATCTCCCTGGGTAGGTACTTGCTCTGAGCAACCCTGCACGCTGATTTCCCTTCCTCCCCGAGTTACGGTTGCAAGATCTAGTCACACTAGCATTTCGAACCCTATATTCCTGATACGGAAATCCAAAAAACAAGCTTTTGGCACACCTCTCGGTCAAAATTCCATTAACCAACAAAGATAAATTCAACACCCAGTGAGGTCTAAGAAAATGTAATACACATCGATACACCAGAACATGAGGCAGCACCAAGTATTCCCTATCTAGATCACACATAGTACATTAAAAAAACCAACTGTTACCCACTaaactaaaattaattgacaTCCAATTCAAACCAATCCAATAATGATACCGAAAGACACTTGAACTTGAAGCTTTGTATAGATATTTAATGCTGACACTAACATTGGATTGTCACTAGCAGAACAGAACAAGCAATGTTACTTCAAGCCCGAGATTAAACACAAAACCACAAAAGCTAAAGATAATGGAAAAACTACCTGAATATAACATTCCGATCAAGCATGAAAACAGCAGGTCGACCGCGATCATCGCCATCTTCCACGACAACAGTTTTGCCCAGTCTCATCCTCTCCCCTGCTTCCCACATATCTCCAACCTCTCGCCACCTGCAACCACCATTCCCATTCTTCAATTCCATTACCACGGCATCTCTGTAATGCTCGTCCACCGGAAAAACCCCTGATATTGTTCTGGACTCGCCGTACCCACCCATAACCCAGAACTCCCTCTCCTCGCCATCCCCAACAAAGAACCCCGCGCACCCAGCCCGAAAACCTGGCAACCCGTCCATTGCAACCCATTCATTTCTACCAATGTCATACCGCTCGACTGAGCTCATTCGGCTTCCAGCCGCGCTGAACAGAGTGTGCCGGGATCCGCCGCCAGCGACGAGAATCTCTCCCGAATTTGGAACTGCGGCGCAGGCGAAACTTCCACGCGGCGTGAGCATCGGAGCGAGGAAGTCCCACGAGGAAGTGCTGAAGTCAAATCGGAAGACCGCGGAGGACGGCGAGGGGCGGTCGATCGGAAACGAACGAGTGTCGAAGAGCGAGCCGCCGATGACGTAGAGATGGGGCCCAATGGAGAGGGAGGTGAAGTTGCAGAGGCCGTAGACGTGGGGGTTGCAGGGCATGGGCGGGAGGGGGCACCAGGCTAGGGTTCGGGGATCGAAGAGGTAAGGGGCGGCGACGGAGGGGTCCTGGGGGAAGATGCAGAGGAGGTGGGAAAGGTTGCTGCGGTGGTGGGTCTGGCGGAGGGCGATTAGGGTTTTGGAGGAGAGGAAGAGCCTCCATGATTTGCAGATGGGTCGGAGACGGGCCTGGTGGGAGAAGGGGATGAAGGAGAGGATCAGCGCAGCGACGTCGTTTGGGAGGCCGGGGATTAGGGTTAGGGATTCGTCGATCGGAATCAATagcgaagaggaagaagaaggaggaggagatggAGGTGGAAATCGGGTCATTTCTTCCTCTTCGGGTTCCCAGTGGGCGTTGagctttttacctttttttttttgggagatgCAACTTTTGCAGAATGTCCAAAATGCTACAGTTGAGCAACACGTGGATTGGCGGTTGATAACTCCCTCCATTTTTACGGCTCACAGtttaaagttaatttttatacaatataataaaatattatgttaaaaatatgaGTTAGCAGAGAATTGATGGAGAGTgccatttttttaaacaaacaatatcatCTAGACTAAAAGGTGGAAAAATGAGTtaaacctcacaatgaactagcaatgatgtggttcaaattcttctACAACAAATGTCAAGTTTTCTTCTAATCTTCTTTGTCAAGAGCACAAACCAATAAAAAGCACAAAGAAGTCACAATCTATGAATTGTTTGAAAGCATTTTAAAATGATAGAAAGcgatttttgtgaaaatatttttagaactaaactttaataaaaatacaaataaatttaaaaaaaacacttaaaatacttttaagacctagaattttttttttttttgaaaaaaaactttcTAAACGAGCTTCTAATCTCCCTAAATTGATTCGAGATTGAGCAGTAAGTTTGGACCCAATACGGAATGCATTTTCCAAGCCGTTGGATCCATTATTTGGGCCCAATAAAAAACCAAGGAATTTAACAGCGGTCGTCTGTTTCTTGTGAAGAAAGAGTGAGAGTAAGGCGCGAAGGGAGTGAGAGGGAGCCACAAGAATGGCGAAAATGTGGGAAGTGCGAAGACTGCCACTTCCACAAACCaaacgacacgaacacaacCCCAAACCAACGAAggacaaaaggaagaaaagcaaaGAGTAAGCTACTTCTGCAAGTTTTTTCGTTTccactctaaaaatctctgaTTTTTTACGAGAAAATGGGACCCGAATCGCTGAAATCTTGATGGGTTTTGATTCTTGTGTAGAAGGGTATCTGCATTTCTGGGTTTCTCGTTGAGAATCAATCGTAATGGTATTTTTAATTTCGAAACTTTGTTTACATTTCCGGTTTCTATTTGTGAATTTCCCATGGACATGTAATTTGATGCTGAATGCTGCTTCTGTAGTATTTGGAAAATGGGATCATTGTAATTTTTCCGAAAAGATGATATTTTGAACTGCTCTAAACTACGGGAGGTGGATTCGAACTTGGATGCAAAGGGATATCATTGTAATTATCTTAGATTGAAATCTTGGGAGGATAAATTATGAGATcccataagttttttttttgtttcgtgGTCAGTAATCCGATGAGTTTATTACCTACTATTACCTACTGAAGGCTTAAACTGACTATTGTGGTACATATTGTGCTAGCAAAATGTGAAAAAGGAGATGAACTGATTATGTGGTTAAAAACTTTTAACTGCTGCAGGCCAATCCAGTGACCATTGTTGTTGGTTCTCATATTTGGGTTGAAAACCCAGTTTGGATTGACGGAGAAGTACTAAACATTAAGGGTGATGACGCTGAGATTCAAACTAGTGATGGGAGTAAGGTAATCTATTATTTGCTAGTTTCATTTTCAAGGATTTTGGGTGCTGAATCTTCATTGGTATTTATATGATTTTGTATGTGTTTGGTTC
This genomic stretch from Pyrus communis chromosome 2, drPyrComm1.1, whole genome shotgun sequence harbors:
- the LOC137725696 gene encoding F-box/kelch-repeat protein OR23-like, with amino-acid sequence MTRFPPPSPPPSSSSSLLIPIDESLTLIPGLPNDVAALILSFIPFSHQARLRPICKSWRLFLSSKTLIALRQTHHRSNLSHLLCIFPQDPSVAAPYLFDPRTLAWCPLPPMPCNPHVYGLCNFTSLSIGPHLYVIGGSLFDTRSFPIDRPSPSSAVFRFDFSTSSWDFLAPMLTPRGSFACAAVPNSGEILVAGGGSRHTLFSAAGSRMSSVERYDIGRNEWVAMDGLPGFRAGCAGFFVGDGEEREFWVMGGYGESRTISGVFPVDEHYRDAVVMELKNGNGGCRWREVGDMWEAGERMRLGKTVVVEDGDDRGRPAVFMLDRNVIFRYDMASNRWCKESRLPRQVPCNSEFGFVVLDGELHVITLLKAVEPAEIRRSRLRQRAGTLYIQIYHPKKKAWRSLITKSPFHYGLDFNTAVMSTIRL